A genomic region of Pseudomonas sp. MPC6 contains the following coding sequences:
- a CDS encoding response regulator transcription factor — protein MTPISVGHPRILSIEDDLVLGAYVHEHLGRCGFQVTWCQNGQEGLAIARQQAFDVVLMDILLPGMDGLNVLTQLRQSHSTPVVLMSALGAEADRISGFRLGADDYLPKPFSMAELRVRIEAILRRVALDRRPAPAPVVPLADGLRFDDELFEVFYGAQAAGLTRSEYRLLETLNRNGDEVLSKAFLYQQVLQRGYAAHDRSLDMHISQIRRKLKVIGYTEREVRTVWGKGYVLSAGDEMA, from the coding sequence ATGACTCCCATCTCTGTTGGCCATCCGCGCATCCTTTCCATCGAAGACGACCTCGTGCTCGGTGCCTATGTTCATGAGCACCTGGGACGCTGCGGGTTTCAGGTGACCTGGTGCCAGAACGGTCAGGAAGGCCTGGCCATTGCCCGCCAGCAAGCCTTCGATGTGGTGCTGATGGACATTCTGCTGCCGGGCATGGACGGGTTGAACGTGCTGACGCAATTGCGCCAGAGCCATTCGACCCCGGTGGTGCTGATGTCCGCGCTCGGGGCCGAGGCGGATCGCATCAGCGGCTTTCGCCTGGGCGCCGATGATTATTTGCCCAAGCCGTTCAGCATGGCGGAGTTGCGGGTGCGCATCGAAGCGATCCTGCGGCGGGTGGCGCTCGACCGGCGGCCGGCGCCTGCACCGGTCGTCCCCTTGGCGGACGGCCTGCGGTTCGATGACGAGCTGTTTGAGGTCTTTTACGGCGCCCAGGCTGCCGGCCTGACCCGCAGCGAGTATCGATTGCTGGAAACACTGAACCGCAATGGCGATGAGGTGCTGAGCAAGGCCTTCCTTTATCAGCAGGTACTGCAACGCGGTTACGCCGCCCATGACCGCAGCCTCGACATGCACATCAGCCAGATCCGCCGCAAGCTCAAGGTTATCGGCTACACCGAGCGGGAAGTGCGCACGGTGTGGGGCAAGGGTTATGTTCTGAGTGCCGGCGATGAAATGGCCTGA
- a CDS encoding 2-hydroxyacid dehydrogenase, with protein MRTILFSSQTYDRDSFLAAALPAGIELHFQAARLSLDTVALAERHEVVCAFINDDLSAPVLERLAAGGTRLIALRSAGYNHVDLAEAKRLGLTIVRVPAYSPHAVAEHAVALILALNRRLHRAYNRTREGDFTLHGLTGFDLVGKTVGVVGTGQIGATFARIMHGFGCRLLAYDPFPNPQVEALGARYLSLPQLLAESQIVSLHCPLNEQSKHLINGESLAHMQRGAMLINTGRGGLVDTPALIDALKDGQLGYLGLDVYEEEAQLFFEDRSDLPLQDDVLARLLTFPNVIITAHQAFLTREALGAIAATTLQNIAAWAAGNIQNQVDAG; from the coding sequence ATGCGCACCATTCTTTTCAGCAGCCAGACCTACGACCGCGACAGCTTTCTCGCCGCCGCCCTGCCCGCCGGCATCGAGTTGCACTTTCAAGCGGCGCGCTTGAGCCTCGATACGGTGGCGCTGGCGGAGCGTCACGAGGTGGTCTGCGCCTTCATCAATGACGACCTCAGCGCCCCGGTGCTCGAACGCCTGGCCGCCGGCGGCACGCGTCTGATCGCCCTGCGTTCGGCCGGCTACAACCATGTCGACCTGGCCGAGGCCAAGCGGCTGGGACTGACGATCGTACGGGTCCCGGCCTACTCGCCCCATGCGGTAGCCGAACACGCGGTGGCGCTGATCCTGGCGCTCAACCGCCGCCTGCACCGCGCCTACAACCGTACCCGCGAAGGCGATTTCACCCTGCATGGCCTGACCGGCTTCGACCTGGTCGGCAAGACCGTCGGCGTGGTCGGCACCGGACAGATCGGCGCGACCTTCGCCAGAATCATGCACGGCTTCGGCTGCCGGTTGCTGGCGTACGACCCCTTTCCCAACCCTCAGGTCGAGGCCCTCGGCGCCCGCTACTTGAGCTTGCCGCAGTTGCTGGCCGAGTCGCAGATCGTCAGCCTGCATTGCCCGCTCAACGAGCAGAGCAAACATTTGATCAATGGCGAGTCACTGGCGCACATGCAACGGGGCGCGATGCTGATCAATACCGGTCGTGGCGGCCTGGTGGATACCCCTGCGCTGATCGATGCGTTGAAAGACGGCCAACTGGGTTATCTGGGGCTGGACGTGTATGAAGAGGAGGCGCAGCTGTTCTTCGAGGATCGCTCCGATCTGCCGCTGCAGGACGATGTACTGGCGCGCCTGCTGACCTTTCCCAACGTGATCATTACCGCACACCAGGCCTTCCTGACCCGCGAAGCCCTGGGCGCGATTGCCGCGACCACCCTGCAGAACATTGCGGCCTGGGCTGCCGGCAATATTCAGAATCAGGTTGATGCCGGCTGA
- the cysM gene encoding cysteine synthase CysM yields the protein MTLQYPTIADCVGNTPLVRLQRLPGATSNTLLLKLEGNNPAGSVKDRPALSMITRAELRGQIHVGDTLIEATSGNTGIALAMAAAIKGYKMILIMPDNSSAERKAAMTAYGAELILVTQEEGMEGARDLAQRMEAEGCGKVLDQFANGDNPEAHYTTTGPEIWRQTDGSITHFVSSMGTTGTIMGVSRYLKEQNDNVQIIGLQPMEGSAIPGIRRWPQEYLPKIYQADRVDRIVDMAQSEAEDVTRRLAREEGIFCGVSSGGAVAAMLRLSKEVENAVIVAIICDRGDRYLSTGIFDAPN from the coding sequence ATGACCTTGCAGTACCCAACCATCGCCGATTGCGTCGGCAACACTCCGCTGGTCCGTTTGCAGCGCCTGCCCGGCGCCACCAGCAACACCCTTTTGCTCAAGCTCGAAGGGAACAACCCGGCGGGTTCGGTCAAGGACCGTCCGGCGCTGTCGATGATCACCCGCGCCGAATTGCGCGGGCAGATCCACGTCGGCGATACGCTGATCGAGGCGACCTCGGGCAACACCGGGATCGCCCTGGCGATGGCCGCCGCGATCAAGGGTTACAAGATGATCCTGATCATGCCGGACAACTCCAGCGCCGAGCGCAAGGCCGCCATGACCGCCTATGGCGCCGAGCTGATTCTGGTCACGCAGGAAGAAGGCATGGAAGGCGCGCGCGACCTCGCACAGCGCATGGAAGCCGAAGGCTGCGGCAAGGTGCTGGATCAGTTCGCCAACGGGGACAACCCCGAGGCGCACTACACCACCACCGGCCCGGAAATCTGGCGTCAGACCGACGGCAGCATCACCCATTTCGTCAGTTCGATGGGCACCACCGGCACCATCATGGGTGTTTCGCGCTACTTGAAAGAGCAGAACGACAACGTGCAGATCATCGGTCTGCAACCGATGGAAGGTTCGGCGATTCCGGGTATCCGTCGTTGGCCGCAGGAATACCTGCCGAAGATCTACCAGGCCGACCGCGTGGACCGGATCGTCGACATGGCACAAAGCGAAGCCGAAGACGTAACCCGTCGCCTGGCCCGCGAAGAAGGCATCTTCTGTGGCGTGTCCTCGGGCGGTGCCGTGGCGGCGATGCTGCGCCTGTCCAAAGAAGTTGAAAACGCGGTGATCGTCGCGATCATCTGTGACCGTGGCGACCGTTACCTGTCGACCGGCATTTTCGACGCGCCCAACTGA
- the relA gene encoding GTP diphosphokinase, whose translation MVQVRAHQPINTDGSINLEAWLDHAVSVDLALDREALKEACEFARTSEQQANAAKNLWSEGTSSFRTGLEIAEILADLKLDQDSLVAAVLYRGVREGQIELPAVSQRFGPVVAKLIDGVLRMAAISASLSPRQSLVLGTQGQVENLRKMLVAMVDDVRVALIKLAERTCAIRAVKTADDEKRNRVAREVFDIYAPLAHRLGIGHIKWELEDLSFRYLEPDQYKQIAKLLHERRLDRERFIADVMNQLKVELQATGVDADISGRAKHIYSIWRKMQRKGLEFSQIYDVRAVRVLVPEMRDCYTALGIVHTLWRHIPKEFDDYIANPKENGYRSLHTAVIGPEGKVLEVQIRTHAMHEEAELGVCAHWRYKGTDVKSGSNHYEEKISWLRQVLEWHEELGDIGGLADQLRVDIEPDRVYIFTPDGHAIDLPKGATPLDFAYRVHTEIGHNCRGAKINGRIVPLNYSLQTGEQVEIITSKHGTPSRDWLNPNLGYITTSRARAKIVHWFKLQARDQNVAAGKTLLERELSRLGLPAVDFDKLAEKANMKTAEDMYAALGAGDLRLAQLVNLAQQLVEPERGNEQLELIPRKATGYKPGKRGDIQIQGVGNLMTQMAGCCQPLPGDAIVGYITVGRGVSIHRQDCASVLQLGGREPERIIQVSWGPVPVLTYPVDIIIRAYDRSGLLRDVSQVLLNERINVLAVNTRSNKEDNTALMSLTIEIPGLDALGRLLGRISQLPNIIETRRNRTP comes from the coding sequence ATGGTACAGGTGAGAGCACACCAGCCGATCAACACCGACGGCAGTATCAATCTCGAGGCTTGGCTCGATCACGCGGTCAGTGTCGATCTGGCACTGGATCGCGAAGCCTTGAAGGAAGCGTGCGAGTTCGCTCGCACCTCTGAACAACAAGCCAATGCGGCGAAAAACCTCTGGTCCGAAGGGACCTCGAGTTTCCGCACCGGTCTTGAGATCGCCGAGATCCTCGCCGACCTCAAACTCGATCAGGATTCGTTGGTTGCCGCGGTCTTGTACCGCGGCGTGCGCGAAGGCCAGATCGAACTGCCGGCGGTGAGCCAGCGCTTCGGTCCGGTGGTCGCCAAACTCATCGACGGTGTATTGCGCATGGCGGCGATCAGCGCCAGCCTCAGCCCCCGTCAATCCCTGGTGCTGGGCACCCAGGGCCAGGTGGAAAACCTGCGCAAGATGCTGGTGGCCATGGTCGACGACGTACGCGTCGCGCTGATCAAGCTGGCCGAACGCACCTGCGCGATCCGTGCGGTGAAAACCGCCGACGACGAGAAGCGCAACCGCGTGGCTCGTGAAGTCTTCGACATCTACGCGCCCCTGGCTCACCGTCTCGGTATCGGTCACATCAAGTGGGAGCTGGAGGACTTGTCCTTCCGTTACCTCGAGCCCGACCAGTACAAGCAGATCGCCAAGCTGCTCCACGAGCGGCGCCTGGATCGCGAGCGGTTCATCGCCGATGTGATGAACCAGTTGAAAGTCGAATTGCAGGCCACCGGTGTCGATGCCGATATCAGCGGCCGGGCCAAGCACATCTATTCGATCTGGCGCAAAATGCAGCGCAAGGGTCTGGAGTTCAGCCAGATCTATGACGTGCGCGCCGTGCGTGTGCTGGTGCCGGAAATGCGCGACTGCTACACCGCACTCGGCATCGTCCACACATTGTGGCGGCACATCCCGAAGGAATTCGACGACTACATCGCCAACCCCAAGGAGAATGGCTACCGCTCGCTGCACACCGCGGTGATCGGGCCCGAGGGCAAGGTGCTGGAAGTGCAGATCCGCACCCACGCGATGCACGAAGAGGCGGAGCTGGGCGTCTGCGCGCACTGGCGCTACAAGGGCACCGACGTCAAATCCGGCTCCAACCACTACGAAGAGAAAATCTCCTGGCTGCGTCAGGTCCTCGAGTGGCATGAAGAGCTGGGCGATATTGGCGGTCTGGCCGACCAGCTACGGGTCGATATCGAACCGGACCGGGTCTACATCTTCACCCCGGACGGTCACGCCATCGATTTGCCGAAAGGCGCGACGCCACTGGACTTCGCCTACCGGGTGCACACCGAGATCGGTCACAACTGTCGCGGCGCGAAGATCAACGGACGGATCGTACCGCTCAACTACAGCCTGCAAACCGGTGAACAGGTCGAAATCATCACCAGCAAGCACGGCACGCCGAGTCGCGACTGGCTGAACCCGAACCTGGGTTACATCACCACCTCGCGGGCACGGGCGAAGATCGTTCACTGGTTCAAGCTGCAGGCGCGGGATCAGAACGTCGCCGCCGGTAAAACCTTGCTCGAGCGTGAGCTCAGTCGCCTGGGCCTGCCCGCGGTGGACTTCGACAAGCTGGCCGAGAAGGCCAACATGAAGACGGCCGAGGACATGTACGCCGCGCTGGGTGCGGGCGACTTGCGCCTGGCGCAACTGGTCAACCTGGCACAGCAGCTGGTGGAGCCGGAACGCGGCAACGAACAGCTTGAACTCATCCCGCGCAAGGCCACCGGCTACAAACCGGGCAAGCGCGGCGATATCCAGATCCAGGGCGTCGGCAACCTGATGACGCAAATGGCCGGCTGCTGCCAGCCGCTGCCGGGGGATGCGATCGTCGGTTACATCACCGTGGGCCGCGGTGTGAGTATTCACCGTCAGGACTGCGCCTCGGTCTTGCAATTGGGCGGGCGCGAGCCTGAGCGGATCATCCAGGTCAGCTGGGGGCCGGTGCCGGTGCTCACCTACCCGGTGGACATCATCATCCGGGCCTACGACCGGTCCGGCTTGCTGCGTGACGTTTCGCAAGTGCTGCTCAACGAGCGGATCAACGTGCTGGCGGTCAATACCCGCTCGAACAAGGAGGACAACACCGCGTTGATGTCCCTGACCATCGAGATTCCGGGGCTGGATGCGCTGGGGCGGTTGCTGGGACGGATTTCCCAGTTGCCGAACATCATCGAAACCCGGCGTAACCGCACGCCATGA
- the rlmD gene encoding 23S rRNA (uracil(1939)-C(5))-methyltransferase RlmD — protein MAKQERGLRFQPTGGSKAVQIPTGKKQRLTIERLANDGRGIAFFEGRTWFVIGALAGEDIEARVLGAHGKVVEARTERVFQASELRRPAPCPHAGRCGGCSVQHLSHDEQLALKQRMLAEQLSKVAGVEPQEWAAPLSGPEFGYRRRARVAVRWDMKAKKLEVGFRAAGSQDIVAINECPVLVQPLQPIMTRLPEMLRRLSKPQALGHVELFSGSSLAVLLRHMAPLSDADMTILKDFCAFHAAQLWLHGDGEPHPVEPDQSLGYRLETWDLNLAYRPGDFIQVNAGVNEAMVAQALDWLQPKADERVLDLFCGLGNFALPLARAVREVVAVEGVQAMVERAAANAASNNLHNTKFFQADLSQPLTDAEWAREGFCAVLLDPPRDGAFEVVRKLKSLGAERLVYVSCNPATLARDTVELIKQGYRLKRAGILDMFPQTAHVEAMALFEAS, from the coding sequence ATGGCCAAGCAAGAGAGAGGCCTGCGCTTCCAACCCACCGGCGGCAGCAAGGCCGTGCAAATCCCGACCGGCAAAAAGCAGCGCCTGACCATCGAGCGCCTGGCCAATGACGGTCGCGGTATCGCGTTTTTTGAAGGTCGCACCTGGTTCGTCATCGGCGCATTGGCCGGTGAAGACATCGAGGCGCGCGTTCTCGGCGCCCACGGCAAAGTGGTCGAAGCGCGCACCGAACGCGTGTTCCAGGCCAGCGAATTGCGTCGCCCGGCACCGTGTCCGCATGCCGGTCGCTGTGGCGGTTGCAGCGTGCAACATCTGTCGCATGACGAACAACTCGCCCTGAAGCAACGCATGCTCGCCGAACAGTTATCGAAGGTCGCCGGTGTCGAACCCCAAGAGTGGGCGGCGCCGTTGAGCGGTCCGGAATTCGGCTACCGCCGTCGCGCCCGGGTGGCGGTGCGTTGGGACATGAAGGCGAAAAAACTCGAGGTCGGTTTTCGCGCGGCGGGCAGCCAGGACATCGTTGCGATCAACGAATGTCCGGTGCTGGTACAGCCCTTGCAGCCAATCATGACCCGCTTGCCGGAAATGCTCCGGCGCTTGAGCAAGCCTCAGGCGTTGGGGCACGTCGAATTGTTCAGCGGTTCGTCACTGGCCGTGTTGCTGCGACACATGGCGCCGTTGTCCGACGCCGACATGACGATCCTCAAGGATTTCTGCGCCTTCCATGCCGCTCAATTGTGGTTGCACGGTGATGGCGAACCTCATCCGGTCGAACCCGACCAGTCCCTGGGCTATCGTTTGGAAACCTGGGATTTAAACTTGGCGTACCGGCCCGGAGATTTCATTCAGGTCAACGCCGGGGTCAACGAAGCGATGGTCGCCCAGGCGCTGGATTGGCTGCAGCCCAAGGCCGATGAGCGGGTGCTCGATCTGTTCTGCGGTCTGGGCAATTTCGCCTTGCCGCTGGCCAGGGCCGTTCGCGAAGTGGTGGCGGTGGAAGGTGTGCAGGCGATGGTCGAGCGGGCCGCCGCCAACGCCGCTAGCAACAATCTGCATAATACGAAATTTTTTCAGGCCGATTTATCCCAGCCTTTGACCGATGCCGAATGGGCGCGCGAAGGCTTTTGTGCGGTACTCTTGGACCCACCCCGTGACGGCGCTTTCGAGGTCGTGCGCAAGCTCAAGTCGTTGGGCGCCGAACGGTTGGTGTATGTGTCATGCAACCCTGCAACTCTGGCGCGTGACACGGTCGAATTGATCAAGCAGGGCTACCGGTTAAAACGTGCCGGGATTCTCGATATGTTTCCTCAAACGGCACATGTCGAGGCCATGGCGTTATTTGAAGCGAGCTAG
- a CDS encoding response regulator — protein MLKKLGIKGRVLLLTLLPTSLMALVLGGYFTWMQQSDLQAQLMQRGEMIAEQLAPLVAPALGHHNNELLERIATQSLEQPDVRAVTFLAPDRTLLAHAGPLMLNPAPMGDGSQMLHRSGNDATRYLLPVFGKHRNLAGDLIPDEADRLLGWVELELSHNGMLLRGYRSLFASLLLIGAGLGGAALLALRMGRTINRPLSQIKQAVTQLKDGHLETRLPPLGSQELDELASGINRMAGTLQNAQEELQHSIDQATEDVRQNLETIEIQNIELDLARKEALEASRIKSEFLANMSHEIRTPLNGILGFTHLLQKSELTPRQLDYLGTIEKSADSLLGIINEILDFSKIEAGKLVLDHIPFNLRDLLQDTLTILAPAAHAKQLELVSLVYRDTPLSLVGDPLRLKQILTNLVSNAIKFTREGTIVARAMLEEEHEDSVQLRISIQDTGIGLSNQDVRALFQAFSQADNSLSRQPGGTGLGLVISKRLIEQMGGEIGVDSTPGEGSEFWISLSLPKTRDDAEDLPGPPLLGRRVAVLENHELARQALQHQLEDCGLEVTPYNTLESLTNGVTGAHQTDQAIDLAVLGITSNDMPPERLNQHIWDLEHLGCKVLVLCPTTEQTLFHLSVPNPHSQLQAKPACTRKLRRALSDLVNPRQLRSEPGEPVSSRAPKVLCVDDNPANLLLVQTLLEDMGAKVLAVESGYAAVKAVQSETFDLVLMDVQMPGMDGRQSTEAIRQWESERHCTPLPIVALTAHAMANEKRALLQSGMDDYLTKPISERQLAQVVLKWTGLALRHHGPERSSDSHGGNHELQVLDHEEGLRLAAGKADLAADMLAMLLASLEADREAIRCARETNDHNALIERVHRLHGATRYCGVPQLRAACQRSETLLKQQDPKAPRALEELDRAINRLAAHARINA, from the coding sequence GTGCTCAAGAAACTGGGAATTAAAGGCCGCGTGCTGTTGCTGACCCTGTTGCCGACCAGCCTGATGGCGTTGGTACTGGGTGGCTACTTTACCTGGATGCAGCAGTCCGACCTGCAAGCCCAACTCATGCAGCGTGGCGAAATGATCGCCGAACAGCTGGCGCCCCTGGTGGCCCCGGCCCTGGGTCACCACAACAACGAACTGCTGGAGCGCATCGCCACCCAGTCACTGGAGCAGCCGGACGTTCGCGCGGTCACCTTCCTCGCGCCCGACCGCACGCTACTGGCCCATGCCGGCCCGCTCATGCTCAATCCTGCCCCCATGGGCGATGGCTCGCAGATGCTGCATCGCAGCGGCAACGATGCGACTCGCTACCTGTTGCCGGTATTTGGCAAGCACCGCAATCTGGCCGGCGACCTGATCCCCGATGAAGCCGACCGCCTGCTCGGCTGGGTGGAACTCGAGCTGTCCCACAACGGCATGCTGCTGCGCGGTTACCGCAGCCTGTTCGCCAGCCTGCTGCTGATCGGCGCGGGCCTGGGCGGTGCGGCGCTGCTGGCGTTACGCATGGGCCGCACCATCAACCGGCCGCTGAGCCAGATCAAGCAAGCCGTGACGCAACTCAAGGACGGGCATCTGGAAACCCGCCTGCCGCCCCTCGGCAGCCAGGAGCTGGATGAACTGGCGTCCGGCATCAACCGCATGGCCGGCACCCTGCAAAACGCCCAGGAAGAATTGCAGCACAGCATCGACCAGGCCACCGAAGACGTGCGCCAGAATCTGGAAACCATTGAAATCCAGAACATCGAGCTCGACCTGGCGCGCAAGGAAGCCCTGGAAGCCAGCCGGATCAAATCCGAATTCCTGGCCAACATGAGCCATGAAATCCGCACCCCGCTCAACGGCATACTCGGCTTCACCCATCTGCTGCAAAAAAGCGAGCTGACCCCGCGCCAGCTCGACTACCTGGGCACCATCGAAAAGTCCGCCGACAGCCTGCTGGGGATTATCAACGAGATCCTCGACTTTTCCAAGATCGAGGCCGGCAAGCTGGTGCTCGACCATATTCCGTTCAATCTGCGCGACTTGTTGCAGGACACCCTGACCATCCTCGCCCCGGCCGCCCACGCCAAACAGCTGGAGCTGGTGAGCCTGGTGTATCGCGACACGCCGCTGTCGCTGGTGGGTGATCCGCTGCGGCTCAAGCAGATCCTCACCAACCTGGTCAGCAACGCGATCAAATTCACTCGCGAAGGCACCATCGTCGCCCGGGCCATGCTCGAAGAAGAGCATGAGGACAGCGTGCAGCTGCGCATCAGCATCCAGGACACCGGCATCGGCCTGTCGAACCAGGACGTGCGCGCACTGTTCCAGGCGTTCAGCCAGGCCGACAACTCGCTGTCCCGACAGCCGGGCGGCACCGGTCTTGGCCTGGTGATTTCCAAGCGCTTGATCGAACAGATGGGCGGCGAGATCGGGGTCGACAGCACGCCGGGCGAAGGTTCGGAGTTCTGGATCAGCCTGAGCTTGCCGAAAACCCGCGACGACGCCGAAGACCTGCCGGGGCCGCCGCTGCTGGGACGCCGGGTGGCGGTGCTGGAAAACCACGAATTGGCCCGGCAGGCGTTACAGCATCAACTGGAGGACTGCGGGCTCGAAGTCACCCCGTACAATACCCTGGAAAGCCTGACCAACGGCGTGACCGGCGCGCATCAGACCGATCAGGCGATTGACCTGGCCGTACTGGGCATCACCAGCAACGACATGCCGCCGGAGCGCCTCAACCAGCACATCTGGGACCTCGAACACCTGGGCTGCAAGGTGTTGGTGCTGTGCCCGACCACCGAACAGACGCTGTTCCATCTCTCGGTTCCCAACCCCCACAGCCAGCTCCAGGCCAAACCGGCCTGCACCCGCAAACTGCGCCGGGCCCTGTCTGACCTGGTCAACCCGCGCCAGTTGCGTAGCGAGCCGGGCGAACCGGTGTCCAGCCGTGCGCCGAAGGTGCTGTGTGTCGATGACAACCCGGCCAACCTGTTACTGGTGCAGACCCTGCTCGAAGACATGGGCGCCAAGGTGCTTGCGGTGGAAAGCGGTTACGCCGCGGTCAAGGCGGTGCAGAGCGAGACCTTCGACCTGGTGCTGATGGACGTGCAAATGCCAGGCATGGACGGGCGCCAGAGCACCGAAGCGATACGTCAGTGGGAAAGCGAACGCCATTGCACGCCGCTGCCGATCGTGGCCCTCACCGCGCACGCCATGGCCAACGAAAAACGCGCCCTGCTGCAAAGCGGCATGGACGATTACCTGACCAAACCGATCAGTGAACGGCAACTGGCGCAGGTGGTATTGAAGTGGACCGGCCTGGCGCTGCGCCATCATGGGCCGGAGCGTTCCAGCGACAGCCATGGCGGCAACCATGAGTTGCAGGTGCTCGATCACGAAGAAGGTTTACGCCTGGCCGCCGGCAAGGCTGATCTGGCGGCGGACATGCTGGCGATGTTGCTGGCGTCTTTGGAAGCGGACCGCGAAGCCATTCGCTGCGCTCGGGAAACCAATGACCACAACGCCCTGATCGAGCGCGTTCATCGTCTGCACGGTGCGACCCGCTATTGCGGCGTGCCGCAACTGCGCGCCGCCTGCCAGCGCAGTGAAACCCTGCTCAAGCAACAGGACCCGAAAGCCCCCCGCGCGCTGGAAGAACTGGACCGGGCGATCAACCGCCTGGCCGCCCATGCCCGTATAAATGCTTGA
- a CDS encoding sensor histidine kinase, which translates to MKWPDLPGRHSLFWKLAFLLVAFCLLMIWLSWSWGRYMEKRNQFLSDDARGTLTRYAAEAEQAWQQGQHAGVDAWLQGMQQRESGWVGVIGSDLQSLSSLPLSDKDIQRLTFLRGLDWPIHKKGRPWLRVPFPGDSSVGSLVIELPQRFVPGRYRVFWRVITNGVIPGLFTLVLCIVLYRLLVVPLNSLREQANAWRADQLGVRLSRRTTNRSDELGELGRAFDHMSERLQGTVALQQQLLRDLSHELRTPLSRLRVASESEQGLTQLRERIGREVDGMQRLVEDALQLAWLDTERAPLPDEAIQIQALWEMLTENACYESGWPAGQLQCAVDSSCWVRGNLNTLAQALENILRNAIRHSPEGGVVRLDGRRDGDFWHLWLEDEGGGVAEADLERIFSPFIRLDGSRPGNGGFGLGLSIARNAVQRQGGRLWAENTSVGLRLNMRLLADVGGVSEDAFASKPAPTVDGCRPYLV; encoded by the coding sequence ATGAAATGGCCTGATCTGCCGGGCCGCCATTCGCTGTTCTGGAAACTGGCCTTTTTGCTGGTGGCGTTCTGCTTGCTGATGATCTGGTTGAGCTGGTCCTGGGGCCGCTACATGGAGAAGCGCAACCAGTTTCTGTCGGATGACGCCCGAGGAACCTTGACGCGCTATGCCGCCGAGGCCGAGCAGGCGTGGCAGCAGGGGCAGCACGCGGGTGTCGATGCATGGTTGCAGGGCATGCAACAACGCGAATCGGGCTGGGTGGGCGTCATTGGCAGTGATTTGCAGTCGTTGAGCAGCCTGCCGCTATCGGACAAGGACATCCAGCGCCTGACCTTTCTGCGCGGCCTGGACTGGCCCATCCATAAAAAAGGCCGGCCGTGGCTGCGGGTGCCGTTTCCCGGCGATTCGTCCGTCGGCAGCCTGGTGATCGAGTTGCCGCAGCGCTTTGTGCCCGGGCGTTATCGGGTGTTCTGGCGGGTGATCACCAACGGCGTCATCCCTGGCCTGTTCACCTTGGTGCTGTGTATCGTGCTGTATCGGTTGCTGGTCGTGCCATTGAACAGTCTGCGCGAGCAAGCCAATGCCTGGCGCGCCGACCAGTTGGGCGTGCGGTTGTCGCGCCGTACCACCAACCGTTCCGATGAGCTGGGTGAGCTGGGCCGAGCCTTCGATCACATGTCCGAACGCCTGCAAGGCACAGTGGCCCTGCAACAGCAATTGCTGCGTGATCTGTCCCACGAGCTGCGCACGCCGCTGAGCCGACTGCGGGTGGCCAGCGAGAGCGAGCAGGGGCTGACGCAATTGCGTGAGCGCATTGGCCGGGAAGTCGACGGGATGCAGCGGCTGGTGGAGGACGCCCTGCAATTGGCGTGGCTCGACACCGAGCGCGCGCCTTTGCCCGACGAAGCGATCCAGATCCAGGCGCTGTGGGAAATGCTCACCGAAAATGCTTGCTATGAAAGTGGCTGGCCTGCAGGCCAGTTGCAGTGTGCGGTGGATTCATCCTGCTGGGTGCGCGGCAATCTCAATACCTTGGCTCAGGCGCTGGAAAATATCCTGCGCAATGCCATTCGTCATTCACCCGAAGGCGGCGTCGTGCGTCTGGACGGACGGCGTGATGGCGATTTCTGGCATTTGTGGCTGGAGGATGAGGGCGGCGGGGTCGCTGAGGCAGACCTGGAGCGGATCTTCTCGCCGTTCATTCGACTCGATGGTTCGCGGCCGGGGAACGGTGGATTCGGCTTGGGGTTGAGCATTGCCAGGAATGCGGTGCAGCGCCAGGGCGGGAGGCTTTGGGCGGAGAATACCAGTGTGGGGTTGCGGCTGAATATGCGGTTATTGGCTGATGTCGGTGGTGTCAGTGAGGACGCCTTCGCGAGCAAGCCCGCTCCCACAGTGGATGGATGTCGGCCATACCTTGTGTGA